In a single window of the Melioribacteraceae bacterium genome:
- a CDS encoding tetratricopeptide repeat-containing sensor histidine kinase has product MKFFILSLVSSVLLFAQIATPDIYLTIKDKKPDEQIKLLINLCWENRSSNPRLAIKYGKKALEIIEYSGIDSLKSESFNFLGVVYGNIGDLDSAYYFYKNAYEISIHSKNKLTLAYSLNNLGDYYTKNALYSTALEKLFEGYKIFEELNEKRGMAYSLNDMGEIYLTQKDFDKALDHFERSSKLRYELKDDRGYAKSLLNLGFTYENLGQFDKALDNLNRAVELSKKISYKKGISAAYSGMSDVFFKQDRIEKSLEFRHLALSIDRQIENRYGEIVNENALGLLYLKTNNLAKAFEYLHQAEKDSRNTGHLDQLLDSYHNLTNYAVAINDFKMAYSYQKKYEELKEKIFGQESKNKIADLQTAFVVERKEKEAELLKLDLEYQKATRNYLILISILILGGVVLYVMKYKTEKKANHLLSELNESKDNFFSIIAHDLKNPIGAVSNLAELLKSDYDLMHEAERKELIDGISSASMNVQQLLMDLLTWARTQKGAIGVNKVTINLKNILESIVASYDLVAKNKRVEILINADPAVEIKADKLILQTIIGNFINNAIKFSFTNSKIIVDAVCSDNRVNISVEDFGIGMDEKTVNSLFKVDYKISTLGTNNERGTGMGLKICKEFAEIHKGKISVRSQPEKGSKFSFSFDNN; this is encoded by the coding sequence AGCAGTAATCCAAGACTAGCGATAAAATATGGTAAGAAGGCTTTAGAAATTATAGAATATTCGGGAATAGATTCACTCAAAAGTGAAAGTTTTAATTTCCTTGGCGTTGTTTATGGTAATATTGGTGATCTAGATTCGGCATACTATTTCTATAAAAATGCCTACGAAATTTCCATTCATAGTAAAAATAAACTTACTCTCGCTTATTCATTGAATAATCTTGGAGATTATTATACTAAAAACGCCCTTTATTCAACTGCCCTAGAAAAATTATTTGAAGGATATAAAATTTTTGAAGAGTTGAATGAAAAACGGGGAATGGCATATTCATTAAATGATATGGGGGAAATATACTTAACTCAAAAGGATTTTGATAAAGCCCTTGATCATTTCGAGAGATCTTCAAAATTAAGATATGAATTAAAAGATGATCGAGGTTACGCTAAATCTCTTTTGAACCTTGGTTTTACCTATGAAAACCTGGGTCAATTTGATAAAGCACTGGATAATTTGAATCGTGCAGTAGAATTGAGTAAAAAAATTTCTTATAAAAAAGGAATTAGTGCAGCATATTCCGGTATGAGTGATGTATTCTTTAAACAAGATCGGATTGAAAAGTCGCTCGAATTCCGGCATCTTGCCCTGAGTATCGATAGGCAAATAGAAAATAGGTATGGGGAAATTGTAAATGAAAATGCGCTTGGACTTCTTTATTTAAAAACTAATAATCTTGCTAAAGCATTTGAGTATTTACATCAAGCGGAGAAGGATTCCCGCAATACTGGGCACCTGGATCAATTACTAGATTCATACCATAATTTAACAAATTACGCAGTAGCTATAAATGATTTTAAGATGGCATACAGCTACCAAAAAAAATATGAAGAATTAAAAGAAAAAATATTTGGACAGGAATCGAAAAATAAAATCGCAGATCTTCAAACCGCATTTGTTGTTGAGCGGAAAGAAAAAGAAGCAGAGCTATTAAAACTAGATCTGGAATATCAAAAAGCTACCCGGAATTATTTAATTCTGATCTCTATACTAATTCTTGGGGGTGTAGTTCTTTATGTAATGAAGTATAAAACTGAGAAAAAGGCTAATCACCTATTATCTGAACTGAATGAGTCAAAGGATAATTTTTTCTCCATAATAGCGCATGATCTTAAAAACCCAATTGGTGCAGTTTCCAATTTAGCAGAATTACTAAAATCAGATTATGATCTAATGCATGAAGCGGAGAGAAAGGAATTAATTGATGGAATTTCAAGTGCATCAATGAATGTACAACAATTATTAATGGATTTGCTGACATGGGCCAGAACGCAAAAGGGGGCAATCGGAGTAAACAAAGTAACGATCAATCTTAAAAATATTTTAGAATCAATCGTTGCTTCATACGACCTGGTGGCTAAAAATAAAAGAGTTGAAATACTTATTAATGCAGACCCAGCAGTTGAAATCAAAGCAGATAAACTCATACTTCAAACAATTATTGGAAATTTTATAAATAATGCTATAAAATTTTCCTTTACTAATAGCAAAATAATAGTTGATGCAGTTTGTTCTGATAACAGAGTAAATATTTCTGTTGAAGATTTTGGTATAGGTATGGATGAAAAAACCGTAAACAGCCTCTTCAAGGTTGATTATAAAATTTCAACTCTCGGTACTAATAATGAAAGAGGAACTGGCATGGGTTTGAAAATCTGCAAAGAATTTGCAGAGATTCATAAAGGTAAGATTTCTGTTCGAAGTCAGCCCGAA